A window of Parcubacteria group bacterium contains these coding sequences:
- the infA gene encoding translation initiation factor IF-1, with amino-acid sequence MVINNKKPPFNGVVIETLPNTNFRVKLDDGRDILAHLSGKMRLHFIRVLVGDRVEIEVSPDEKRGRIIRRF; translated from the coding sequence ATTGTGATAAACAATAAGAAGCCGCCATTTAATGGCGTTGTTATTGAAACCCTGCCTAATACCAACTTTAGAGTAAAATTGGATGACGGCCGAGACATTTTAGCCCATTTGTCAGGTAAAATGCGCTTGCATTTTATTCGGGTTTTAGTAGGTGACAGGGTAGAAATAGAAGTATCTCCAGACGAAAAGCGGGGCCGCATAATTAGAAGATTTTAG
- the rpmJ gene encoding 50S ribosomal protein L36, with protein sequence MKVRASVKKICAKCKVVRRQRRLFIVCSNPKHKQKQG encoded by the coding sequence ATGAAGGTTAGAGCGAGCGTTAAAAAAATTTGCGCCAAGTGCAAGGTAGTGCGTCGTCAAAGACGGCTTTTTATTGTTTGTTCTAACCCAAAACATAAGCAAAAACAAGGTTGA
- the rpsM gene encoding 30S ribosomal protein S13 — protein sequence MPRIAGVAIPENKKIIISLSYVYGIGSSLAAKIIKNVNIDPTKKASQLTEGELNRLRDFVEKNYKIEGDLKRVIQSNIKRLKEIGAYRGLRHSKGLPVRGQRTKTNSRTRRGNVRKTVGSGRKKGTEKT from the coding sequence ATGCCAAGAATCGCCGGGGTTGCTATCCCCGAAAATAAAAAAATAATCATTTCCTTATCATATGTCTATGGCATCGGGAGTTCTTTGGCAGCAAAAATTATAAAAAACGTAAACATTGACCCAACTAAAAAAGCAAGTCAGTTGACGGAAGGAGAATTAAACAGACTCCGTGATTTTGTTGAAAAAAATTACAAAATTGAAGGTGATTTAAAAAGAGTAATCCAAAGTAATATTAAAAGACTAAAAGAAATCGGCGCTTACCGAGGATTACGCCACAGCAAGGGCTTGCCGGTAAGAGGCCAAAGGACAAAAACTAACTCCAGAACCAGAAGAGGCAATGTCAGAAAAACCGTTGGTTCTGGCCGAAAAAAAGGTACTGAAAAAACATAA